The following proteins come from a genomic window of Limnohabitans sp. 103DPR2:
- a CDS encoding GspE/PulE family protein, whose translation MANKYPLPYAFARSHQLLLEDDGTRLSLWLCPDSAANAISEVMRKWGNDNASLEIAREDTSALKQRISQAYTTQYGPGESSAAAVVSEVESEADLSRMMQELPAVEDLLETSDDAPIIRMLNALLTQAARDGASDIHIEPYERHSSVRFRVDGNLREVVQPNRALHAALISRLKIMAELDIAEKRLPQDGRISLRLGSRAVDVRVSTLPSAHGERAVLRLLDKSETRLSLASVGMQGRTLERFQQLVTQPHGLILVTGPTGSGKTTTLYAALQSLDAAGSNIMTVEDPIEYELAGVGQTQVNAKIDLTFAKALRAILRQDPDVIMIGEIRDFETAQIAIQASMTGHLVLATLHTNDAASAVTRLTDMGIEPFLLSSSLLGVLAQRLVRKVCTHCQGSGCTHCGQTGYAGRTGIFELLVTDDALRAQIHAKQSEASLRDAAVAGGMVLMREDGERLVQLGITKPEELLRVTRD comes from the coding sequence ATGGCGAACAAATACCCTCTGCCCTACGCATTTGCGCGCAGCCACCAACTGCTGTTGGAGGATGACGGGACGCGCCTCAGTTTGTGGCTTTGCCCAGACAGTGCGGCCAACGCCATCTCTGAGGTGATGCGCAAATGGGGCAACGACAACGCAAGTTTAGAAATTGCGCGTGAAGACACCTCGGCATTGAAGCAACGCATCAGCCAGGCTTACACCACGCAATATGGCCCAGGTGAATCTAGCGCTGCGGCTGTGGTGAGCGAAGTGGAATCTGAAGCCGACTTGTCGCGCATGATGCAAGAGCTGCCCGCTGTTGAAGACTTGCTAGAGACCAGCGACGACGCGCCCATCATTCGCATGCTGAACGCACTCTTAACGCAAGCTGCACGCGACGGCGCCAGCGACATTCACATCGAGCCTTACGAGCGTCACTCCAGTGTTCGCTTTCGGGTCGATGGCAACTTGCGTGAAGTGGTGCAACCCAATCGCGCCTTGCACGCCGCCCTGATTTCTCGTTTGAAAATCATGGCCGAACTCGACATTGCAGAAAAACGTTTGCCGCAAGATGGCCGCATCAGTTTGCGCTTAGGCTCACGCGCAGTCGATGTCCGAGTCTCTACGCTCCCCAGCGCGCATGGCGAACGCGCCGTGCTGCGTTTGCTCGACAAATCGGAAACACGTCTGAGTTTGGCTTCTGTGGGCATGCAAGGCCGCACCTTAGAACGTTTCCAGCAGTTGGTGACACAGCCGCATGGCTTGATTTTGGTCACGGGTCCCACCGGCTCAGGCAAAACCACCACGCTTTACGCAGCCCTGCAAAGCCTCGATGCGGCAGGCAGCAACATCATGACGGTGGAAGACCCCATTGAGTACGAGTTGGCTGGCGTCGGTCAAACACAAGTGAATGCCAAAATTGATTTGACCTTTGCCAAGGCCTTGCGCGCCATTCTTCGCCAAGACCCCGACGTCATCATGATTGGTGAGATTCGCGATTTTGAAACTGCGCAAATCGCCATTCAAGCCTCCATGACAGGCCATTTGGTATTGGCCACCTTGCACACCAACGATGCAGCCAGTGCCGTCACCCGCCTCACCGACATGGGCATTGAACCCTTCTTGCTCAGCTCGTCTTTGCTGGGCGTGTTGGCACAGCGTTTGGTGCGCAAGGTGTGCACCCACTGCCAAGGCTCAGGCTGCACGCACTGCGGTCAAACCGGCTATGCCGGCCGCACCGGTATTTTTGAATTGCTGGTGACCGACGATGCACTGCGTGCGCAAATTCACGCCAAGCAATCCGAAGCCAGCCTCCGCGATGCGGCCGTGGCAGGCGGCATGGTGTTGATGCGCGAAGACGGCGAACGCTTGGTTCAATTGGGCATCACCAAGCCCGAAGAGTTGCTGCGCGTTACGCGCGATTAA